The region AATGATACAAAGTAACACTGTTCTTAAGATAGAGTACACAATTGTAACACAGTATCACACTGCTctacacaataaaaaatacctAGGCACcttacaaattgaaaaaaaaagaaaaaaaaattacaatcatttccagtttcataaaaaaattgtaaaatttccattaggaaaaaatataaatctacttATACCTGCATATATTGCTGTTGTGAGATCTGTTGTTGTAtatgctgctgttgctgttgtgTCATATGTGGTGGTACCATTACATTGCCCATTAAAccctataaaaaaacaaaaatgtaaaaataagttttatacaaacaatattttacttatgtataattacatgATAAGCAAAACAATGATTTCTTCATTTAGAAAATGATGAATaatatgctaataaaatatttatgtattaaaatttttgcatgaaacatttcttctttaaaaacaaatatatagttaCGTGTAcagttgtaaaaataaatatacattataattttatcaaaaacataTCTCTTTGTCTCTATTATGCATGTTTCTTATAGAAATTCTATcctgcatttatttaaaaatacctgTTGTTGTGGGTTTCCTTGCATCGTTAAATGATGaggtgattttttattaatagccatctgctgctgctgttgctgttgctgctgctgctgttgctgttgctgctgttgctgctgctgttgctgttgaGGCGACGAAGGTTGATGCTGGGGACTATAGATTTGATACGTTACATTTCCTGGCGCATTGTTGCTGGCATAGCCTGTGTATCCACTATATTGCATTTGCTGTTGTGGTTGTTGTACTTGTTGCTTCTGTTCATTTTCCCCTGCTCCTTTGCTCACTAGTGATGCTCTGTATGCCGCAAGAGCTTTCAGATATTCCTTCTTAGCTGCCTcggttttctttttataatactatataaagattatattaattttcagcaATCATAGCACAATTTGTTAAATCCATAATAATGATGGCATTCATTGTAATTACAGAACAATACttgacataattattaatgatatctctctttctcttctaaaaatatgattattaaagttgtaatatatttacatttttatgctcCATATCCAATGCGTCCCACATTGATGCAACAATCTTGGATACTTCACCAAAACTGGCATTTGGATGTTTACCCTTAATCACTGCCTGAGTGTCTCTGAAGAAAAGAGCATATGCCGATACTGGTCTGAAAATCATAAATGCCAACATATAAGATgtagaaaagtaattttacttaaaacttatataatttttaatatcttactcattaataataaaaacataatattatattcttattaatataaaaacacacacatattataattataattaaaaaaaaaaagaaaattaaaaatattaaaaaagaccaAAATCGCATTCTTCCATGATAatcttatgataaaatattttaataaatttttaataatgtttcaaaaatagttttgttttattctgCTTTGAagcatctaatttttttattattatgtttttataaatacttaataaaataattcttaatcgTATAAATAAAGCCATCGCCTTACAGAAAGTTACGTATCATCCAGATATGAATGATATAGCAACAGTCAAAATATTAGTACGTATGTTGcagtctttatatttttttattaaataaatgtagtgATTGAATCAAACTGACAATTGAAAATGATGATAAGCATTAAATGCCAGTTGAAAATGCTAAGTAGCAGTATGTCGTCTGCTATGAGCTCAATATGGCTGCCTCAATCAAGTGGAGGACCGACCAATCAGAAATCGCCATGTCGCACCCGCTTCTCTATTTATTTAGGATTCTATATAGCTTGGAGTAGGCatcatattgaaatttatgcgCTTGTGCGCACGcatactatatacatatattgatacgTTAATATCTTACGTCAAGTTATGCGCAGCAACAGCAAGAACCGTGTATTTATATGCAAGTCCCccagttatttaattatttgatttattataataaaaaattataatacaatataaaataaaataatgcaataatacatcattaaagataagaaaaaggaagaaacaCTGTGTGTGTAATGGGTGTAATTTTCGCAAATCTTTCATAGTCGCATATCTTTGAAACGAGATTCTTCAAATtgccaaattaattttttcattaataattgtataaaaaacaatattgttaCTCACTTTTGTGGTTCGTTAGGatcccttttcttttttttcttttgtgctTTTGTTTTCCTTTGATTTTTCGCTCCAGCATCGGCCGCTTCTGGCGACGGTGGTTCACGCTTGATCACTGTaatctaaaacaaaaaaatatttagggGACTCCAAAGCGCGCGCTTGTTTTGATAAATgccaaaaaatttagaaattgctATTTAGTGGCAAATTACGCGAATAACAactaatacataaatatcatatataatttgactTACCATCCCGGAATGTGGAGTGCTGTCATCGCTATCTTCACTGGTTGTAGTATTGTTATTCGTTTCCGTGATATTATTCACTTGCATAGCAGTGGGACTGCCTCCGGTCGGGCTTCTATACTGtatttgttgttgttgttgttgttgttgttgttgttgttgctgctgctgctgctgttgttgcaTTTGCTGCTGGGAATGCATGTACTGTATATGTTGCATTTGAacttgctgctgctgttgctgttgctgctgttgttgctgttgcAACATTAACATTTGCTGGCCACTGTGTTGTTGTTGACGTGAAGAGCTCATTGTTGCATATGAATCTTGAGAGTTGCCATATGCCGAACtgaacagataaaaaaaaatttgaatattttttctagataGAGAAGAATGACAAtagaaaatgtgaaataagaaattaaatttgctcaCGAATAAATTAGAACACGAGTAAATTAGATTGTTTGTTAATGCGAGTATTGTTGAttcgcattatattatatgtttgttATAAAACTTGTGTCTTTTAAGATTCTCATAACATAATCATAAACTGCAAGTGCTCTGCACAAGCATTATAATTctgagatagaaaaaaaatgtagactATTCCTTTATGTAGAGcgttaagattttaattaaaagtttaagaaCATTAGTTGAGTTTgtgaatatacaatacaacAGCAAATCGCGATATAAATCTTGATACTGAAAGCGAAGTTCAAAAGATGACATTGccaaagaagataaaaaggtATATGGCTAGAGTATATTTTCACTATTTTAAAGCTAATTGAATAACTTTTGAGATATGGTCGGGCAATGTCAGCCATGGATTATTTACGATacctaatttatataatttgcctTCTGTACTTTTCCTAACTCAACTCAACctattttcattatcttcTTTATCAGCTAAGCTTGTTGTaaagattctatttttataagtataatattatgcaGGAAAGATTACATTGTAATAtcataagattaataatatcgaaaaaaattcgtttataagttttcaattttttttttcttcatttgaCACCGACATCGTTTTTCGtaataaagtttctttttaatattttaatataaaattctttttaatatttaaatataaaatttgtgctAATTAGGTTTATAATTGTCAATCTATAGTCGCAAACACCATTATCgttgcatattattaattattgatgctATCTTCATCTGTTTACGAAGTTTGTTTATGCGTCTCACTACATAATACAACATTCTATATAAGAGCTTGATTAGTATATGCGTTATGTTATGCACATAAGATAATTGCACGTAGATAACTCTTGGTAATATATTTGCTTTGATTCATGGAATTAATGATAGCGCGCatataaatcgaatatttttattcaatgcatttttctctctctaatcaGATTGATTACAGTATAGAAGATGcagtgtatgtatatataatgcgaCAAGTATAGCTTATTTGATACTCTAAGATATATATCTCTAAATAAAAcgcgaagagaaaaaaaagatatccactgttatttttctctatttcggAATATATTAGTTCACTAAAAAAAGATCTCGACGATCTAAGTTGCAATCATAAGATTACGTAATAACAAGTTCTAATCAGTATAATGATAgctacattatatgtatagcatTAAAtaggtttttttatataggtaTTTTTGCACGTTTAGAGATTGAAGTTATCCTTCGAAGTGGATTCAGTATACATGATTTTAATCGAACATCATGAAAACCgcacatataaaaacatattttaaaagttttatattttataactgtatacatttaaagttttcaaaaatattatacttttcaatatatcatacactcttcattatcattttcgtaaattttaaaatttgtattagatcaaaaagtaaaaagtatttattgatattgctttccgaaattacatttttgagGAATGAATTTTAAACCTCGTGCTATAGTTATGCATCACGCCCATGTCGCACGATACGCGATAACACAGGGGCTTCTCTTCTGCTTGtcttacatattattacactGTAATGTATGAtcacaagataaatatttttaattgtgcgTGCATAATATacgatgtattataaatatggcGATTAGAATTGGCTTTACTGAAATTGCTGCAAAACAACGTGCACAACGAAAGACAAACTTCTATAATTTGgagttatacaaataatacgcCGCGATAAAGCGTGATGTTTGCCTTATATGTCATGCAAggaaatatattactaatttaaCTATCTTCTattcatagaaatttaatcaaatttcccAAGAAATTGCATATAGTTCTTCTTATTTCTGAATTCTAgtaattttacagatttttcaatcatttaattctttcatatcttttttttgctattagtATTTGCTCAAACATTTTCCGCATAGAAACTTATAGATTATGGATTTCTTCAAAAGGCATAAGAgacttttgttaatatttcattattgacAATATCTAATGTATGTACTTTTTAACTAATCACAAACTATAACAAGTTAACTAATTCACGatttcgattaaataataacatttcttgattctttatgtattattgcataaataattcaaaaatgaaTTGAAACATGATTATGTTtgtttatacacatatgtgactcgttttatacatgtatatttgtgACTGGAAATCTACTAgaagatttttaatcatagATTAGAAGATAggagattttttaatcatatttaccTGACATTAATTTGTTGCATCGAATGTTCTTGCTGTAAATAGAGTTGCTGTTGGTATCCATTATCCAGATTCAGATTATCTGGTGATTGCTGCATACCGTTACCTTGCatcatctataataatttaccatatataaaatactaataatactaataatacacaaaacagaactatattatttataaaaaatttatttattattatttataaaaaactatattatttataaagaaaacttttaattatactggTTCggtaattttattcgatttttttaacttttattatgcataataaaaaaacgtcAGCTATGTGACTATTCAgagaatgcaaattttttttttcataatattaatataaatatcatggttagaaataattaagaatcatTTTTGGCCGTAAAAAATCACGAGAATTAATTTCCtcaaagtttttttctctccaatAAAAATCACAGAATTTCTACTATGTGTGTGCGTTTGAATATTTCTGTATCTCTTCATCTTGaagttaaagagagagagagagagagagagagagaaagagaaagagaaagagaagtcaCGATGAGTATACATCTAAAAATAATGTCTTGAATGTTACATGAATAATGCTCGAACGCGGAAGTTGTTAAATGGTCGATACATCATTCCgacattttttctatatctccAACGCGTAATGgcgtgtatattattattatgcgttGTTAAGCCTAGTACACATTTGCGTACATACTATCTATGAAAAGTTCGTAGATAATATCCACAATCATTATTCATCAATTGTGTACAGGCAATATTTTCCGTTCATAATTAGTTATTATGCTtccaagaaaattttaaattgtttgatttgACAAAATCATCTTTCTTGACCAATAtagattatacaaatatttcgtaTCTAGATATtgtctattatattttcgctaaaaattaaaaaacactaGACAAAGTCTGTAAATTGGGATGTGTCTGCAAACAAATCCCCTctcattaaaagtatttttaaccACACTTaagagtttattttaattacgaagAAAGCCAgcagtgaaaatattttcggagAACAGAGtctctcttaaattttattaaagatatacaacgaattaataaatgaaaaatattattcatacgacactcaatgtataaaaatcacattattCACACAAgcgcaaatatatgtaaactaaaatcgattttcaattcaatttcttaaatctttaaatcatTTGCCCTTATCAGCAATTCTATCAGACCTAATACCAatactgtacatatatatatatatacatatacatacatatatatatatatatatatatatatatatatatattatagtatagaCATCATTTACGATTGCGTTTATTTGGTGCTAAAAGTGTTAGAAATGTTTGACCGTAATcgtaagaaagatttttttaaattaattaatcaaacacTCTCAGTTTTtgtagcataaaaataaagcatttgTATTGTTCGCGGATTTTATACACAGGTATATACTaaactttacatatttttatttaatatttttcattttgtgcTAAAGACAATAGACATTGttcgcatataaaatatttatccgaGCACAGTTCGCGGCTAAATATTGCCTGTGTACATTGCTCGCGAATATGCGTCTGTGAGAAATGTATGTTAAGTGCATATTAAGCGTAAAAAACTTctcgtttaataaaaaattttattaagagaaaatttgtgTTTGTACATTTTAACTAAGAACACATGCTAGCCTACAAACTTGcctgatatttttcatttagagTAAAAAAACAACGaacattatacaaaatatatatttgttcgtGTGTTTTGCTAATTTGATGAATAAGTAcgtacaagaatatatataggtGTATActaaattttacgattttaacACTTGTCAAATTGTCATTGAAACATACCTGTGGCTGACCATATGCTTGCATGGACTCGTGTTGCTGATGCTGTTGTTGATGCTGTTGTTGTTGATGCTGTTGATGCTGTTGTTGATGTTGTTGATGCTGTTGTTGatgttgctgttgttgttggTGCGAATGAGAATGGATAGTTGGTATATCAAAATCCTCATCACCGAAACTCGGTGTATGAAACGtctgaaacaaataaattatgaatagttttttttttttttatatagttgcAAACTCCATAGAAAGCAAAAAGTACATATATTGcctcataaaataaaatatattttatgagcaGATTTGCATAACTATCTCTCCTTAACAAGATAGTGttaatgaaaagatttttcttttagttcCTTCTTCTCAACATTAACGatcgaaagagagataaaaataaagggTTTCAGAAAAAGACTTTTCCttcctttttaataaaaaagagaaattgatgtgtaataaaaaaatataatcaaagaatCAATTTTGACTGTCCTATATAAAGGATGATAAATAGCATTATATCGTTCAGAATCCTtttagcaatttattttccttcACAAAggggaagaaaaattaatttatcataatgtaCGCATGATGGTGGAaggaataaaagttttaaaattgaatttaatagtATCAGGaggaatatattttcctttgaAGAAATATGCCTGTCTCTCGATTGACGATGTAGCTATAATACGGGTAGAAGAAAGTGGAGTAAGATAGTGATTTAAGATATgtcgatttttcattatttttatgataacgtaaaaataatgatttattttttagattcacTAAAgcttatttattatctgtaataattgaaaaattgataaataaattaaaattttttcaaattagatttttcaaaagtgTGACAATCATCTTGTTCCTATATActgatataacttttaaaattgccataagatatcaaaaaatccagttaaaaatagactttttataagaataaaaaatttattgtaataagctttttatattactttattattatattaatttggatattataatatttaaagacacaaataaaaaaatagaacaagaaatatttatatggctcaaaaaactattaaaatattaaaacaatataattattaatttattattaaattattatttaaggatatttaaaataatttaaataaaatcaaatattcactatattatttatctcaaaaatgttaaatattaatatattatcatgcatttttagcttttatactgaaaatgatttcataaaaatagtaaaagtatttactataattatgtaatttgctataaacaaacaaattacGTACATAAGTACGGatacattcaaaatatatatttataaatatatttttttattatattttcgttgACAGATTGAAATCAAActacaagaaattatttattaatatcaaaaatctcTAATGAGTTGAGCATCACTCTCGTCATttgctattattttacaaaaattagtaTTATTCGATATCTTATCTATTTGATTATCTTACTTCCCTTTCCCCTACTTTTCATGTCtgcatcgattttattttattaaatatccgtGTCTGTGAATTTAGCACgatcttttacaaatttcaaaaaaatattaagagttCTAATAGCACTTTTCATAGTTCTATAGTTcctgacaaaaatttaaaaaagttccGCATtccttatattaaaaaatcgaaattgaaaaaacgTCGTGCTAACTTCGCGAATCTAGCACGACACTCAGCCCTCTAAAGTACTAAGAcgagttaaattttatcatttttggcAAGAATTCCCGATAGTTCTAGTCAAgttcaacatatatatgtaatttcggAGAGAGATATTCCATCaattactaatttttaaagaatttttaatatttacgccCAGCACGACATTCTGTAAAAATGTGTCATACTGATGATTTTTCGCAGTTCTAACGGTAGTTCTCGATAATTCTATTAGAGttctataatttagaaatatttttatgaagagttcccatcatttattattttttaaataatttttattatctctagcACGACACCTTCCCTTCTAAAGTATTAAAACgcgttgaattttattatttttgataaaagttcCCGATAGTTCTAGTCAAGTTCAGcacatatatgcaattttgaaGCGATATTCCaccaattaataaattttaatgaatttttaatatttacgccCAGCACGACATTCAGTGAAAAAGTGTCATGCTGATGATTTCTTGCAGTTCTAATGATAGTTCTCGATAgttgtattaaaattctatgctttaaaaatatttttacaaattttaatactttagagGGGAAAGTGTCGTGCtggagataataaaaattgtttaaaaaataataaatgatgggaactcttcataaaaatatttctaaataatcataaaactcTAATAGAGAACTATTGAGAACTACTGTTAGAAACCGTTAGAACTGCGAAAAATCATCAGCACAACACATTTTTACTGAATGTCGTGCTGggcgtaaatattaaaaattcattaaaaattagtaattGATGGAATATCGCTccgaaattacatatatatgttgagCTTGATTAGAACTATCGGAAACtcttgtcaaaaataataatatttaacgcaTTTTAGTACTTTAGAGGAAAGAGTGCTagactattaaaaatttattaaaaattattaattggtgGAATATCGCTCtcaaattgcatatatatatgctgacTTAACTAGAACTATCGGGAACTCTTGCcaaagatgataaaatttaacgcgTTTTAGTATTTTAGAGGGTGTCGTGCTAGATTCGCGAAGTTAGCACGatgttttttcaattttgattttttcatataaggAATGCggaacttttttaaatttttatcttaggAAGTACAGAACTATGGAAAGTGCGAACTTAGaactcttaatatttttttgaaatttgtaaaacGTCGTGCCAACTTCACAGATACTAAATATCCACATTACTAAAGTATTGTGCCTAAGTGACGATTCAATATTGTTCAATATTCAGTATCTGAATAACTGCATCATGTAATTCACGTGATCGTGTGATGCAATAGAACGAGGCAGTTGTtgcataaatcaaatttatacatgCCATTAACTGTTTTATTGCAACCTATTCCACGGATCGTTTATCGCGAAATTCATTTTATGTTTACGTGCTCGTGAGACTGTTACTCGCGATACTCATGGTGGACATTATGATCTAA is a window of Cataglyphis hispanica isolate Lineage 1 chromosome 4, ULB_Chis1_1.0, whole genome shotgun sequence DNA encoding:
- the LOC126848756 gene encoding TOX high mobility group box family member 3-like isoform X1 — protein: MSDGIVGAIAISLFGGEKKRRLGMDAGYSVLSSDLESCRMYDQYSYKRNDNLDLSLNIPQHHQTSYHHDSYNMSDQTFHTPSFGDEDFDIPTIHSHSHQQQQQHQQQHQQHQQQHQQHQQQQHQQQHQQHESMQAYGQPQMMQGNGMQQSPDNLNLDNGYQQQLYLQQEHSMQQINVSSAYGNSQDSYATMSSSRQQQHSGQQMLMLQQQQQQQQQQQQQVQMQHIQYMHSQQQMQQQQQQQQQQQQQQQQQQQIQYRSPTGGSPTAMQVNNITETNNNTTTSEDSDDSTPHSGMITVIKREPPSPEAADAGAKNQRKTKAQKKKKKRDPNEPQKPVSAYALFFRDTQAVIKGKHPNASFGEVSKIVASMWDALDMEHKNYYKKKTEAAKKEYLKALAAYRASLVSKGAGENEQKQQVQQPQQQMQYSGYTGYASNNAPGNVTYQIYSPQHQPSSPQQQQQQQQQQQQQQQQQQQQQQQMAINKKSPHHLTMQGNPQQQGLMGNVMVPPHMTQQQQQHIQQQISQQQYMQVPQQQVQQVQQQQQQQMIHMSPSRAEYIKEDLSIKSETLSSCSSPVNASQVAMTGQGPSPCIHQGCPNPAISNNEWEDEYCSNECVVSHCRFADVFNTWVSSNQNPQQNYSTVK
- the LOC126848756 gene encoding TOX high mobility group box family member 3-like isoform X3; this encodes MDAGYSVLSSDLESCRMYDQYSYKRNDNLDLSLNIPQHHQTSYHHDSYNMSDQTFHTPSFGDEDFDIPTIHSHSHQQQQQHQQQHQQHQQQHQQHQQQQHQQQHQQHESMQAYGQPQMMQGNGMQQSPDNLNLDNGYQQQLYLQQEHSMQQINVSSAYGNSQDSYATMSSSRQQQHSGQQMLMLQQQQQQQQQQQQQVQMQHIQYMHSQQQMQQQQQQQQQQQQQQQQQQQIQYRSPTGGSPTAMQVNNITETNNNTTTSEDSDDSTPHSGMITVIKREPPSPEAADAGAKNQRKTKAQKKKKKRDPNEPQKPVSAYALFFRDTQAVIKGKHPNASFGEVSKIVASMWDALDMEHKNYYKKKTEAAKKEYLKALAAYRASLVSKGAGENEQKQQVQQPQQQMQYSGYTGYASNNAPGNVTYQIYSPQHQPSSPQQQQQQQQQQQQQQQQQQQQQQQMAINKKSPHHLTMQGNPQQQGLMGNVMVPPHMTQQQQQHIQQQISQQQYMQVPQQQVQQVQQQQQQQMIHMSPSRAEYIKEDLSIKSETLSSCSSPVNASQVAMTGQGPSPCIHQGCPNPAISNNEWEDEYCSNECVVSHCRFADVFNTWVSSNQNPQQNYSTVK
- the LOC126848756 gene encoding alpha-protein kinase 1-like isoform X4, which translates into the protein MSDQTFHTPSFGDEDFDIPTIHSHSHQQQQQHQQQHQQHQQQHQQHQQQQHQQQHQQHESMQAYGQPQMMQGNGMQQSPDNLNLDNGYQQQLYLQQEHSMQQINVSSAYGNSQDSYATMSSSRQQQHSGQQMLMLQQQQQQQQQQQQQVQMQHIQYMHSQQQMQQQQQQQQQQQQQQQQQQQIQYRSPTGGSPTAMQVNNITETNNNTTTSEDSDDSTPHSGMITVIKREPPSPEAADAGAKNQRKTKAQKKKKKRDPNEPQKPVSAYALFFRDTQAVIKGKHPNASFGEVSKIVASMWDALDMEHKNYYKKKTEAAKKEYLKALAAYRASLVSKGAGENEQKQQVQQPQQQMQYSGYTGYASNNAPGNVTYQIYSPQHQPSSPQQQQQQQQQQQQQQQQQQQQQQQMAINKKSPHHLTMQGNPQQQGLMGNVMVPPHMTQQQQQHIQQQISQQQYMQVPQQQVQQVQQQQQQQMIHMSPSRAEYIKEDLSIKSETLSSCSSPVNASQVAMTGQGPSPCIHQGCPNPAISNNEWEDEYCSNECVVSHCRFADVFNTWVSSNQNPQQNYSTVK
- the LOC126848756 gene encoding TOX high mobility group box family member 3-like isoform X2 encodes the protein MSDGIVGAIAISLFGGEKKRRLGMDAGYSVLSSDLESCRMYDQYSYKRNDNLDLSLNIPQHHQTSYHHDSYNMSDQTFHTPSFGDEDFDIPTIHSHSHQQQQQHQQQHQQHQQQHQQHQQQQHQQQHQQHESMQAYGQPQMMQGNGMQQSPDNLNLDNGYQQQLYLQQEHSMQQINVSSAYGNSQDSYATMSSSRQQQHSGQQMLMLQQQQQQQQQQQQQVQMQHIQYMHSQQQMQQQQQQQQQQQQQQQQQQQIQYRSPTGGSPTAMQVNNITETNNNTTTSEDSDDSTPHSGMITVIKREPPSPEAADAGAKNQRKTKAQKKKKKRDPNEPQKPVSAYALFFRDTQAVIKGKHPNASFGEVSKIVASMWDALDMEHKNYYKKKTEAAKKEYLKALAAYRASLVSKGAGENEQKQQVQQPQQQMQYSGYTGYASNNAPGNVTYQIYSPQHQPSSPQQQQQQQQQQQQQQQQQQQQQQQMAINKKSPHHLTMQGNPQQQGLMGNVMVPPHMTQQQQQHIQQQISQQQYMQVPQQQVQQVQQQQQQQMIHMSPSRAEYIKEDLSIKSETLSSCSSPVNASQVAMTGQGPSPCIHQGCPNPAISNNEWEDEYCSNECVVSHCRDVFNTWVSSNQNPQQNYSTVK